CACTCTCAGGCAATATTCAGCTGGACTACATGCCTTTTTGGGAGGGCTCAGGTCACTCTGCTGAAGGACATATGCCATAGCAtgaaaacatagaagaaagaacaatcccctcccctcctgtcccaTCTTTCCTTGGTTTGATgttttggagtgtgtgtgtgtgtgtgtgtgtgtgtgtgtgtgtgtgtgagagagagagagagagagagagagagagagagagagaagagttaaGATGGGGATGAGGGGGAGTACAGTCAATTTCTTCCCTGAAACTGTTTGATTTGGGCTGACCATGATTGTGCCTTCTTTAGTGGGGCAGGGGTTTGAGGGAAATGCATGTAACCCTTGTTGTACTGCAGAAGGGAGAATGGCAAAATGGGGGGAAATCTTCTATTTGGAGAAACCCAGGCAAAGCAGGAGCTGGAACAGCCAACTTAGAAGTACAAGACTTGGAAGAACTGGCTCCACTTCCCAGCAACATtccagcccttccccccaccctgtcccccaaGTGCTAGGGCTGTAGCTACAGCTCCAAAGGTCATGAGCTGGAGGTCATGGAATTGAACAGGCTGATCTGCTAATTTTATAGAGGGAAATCTGAGGCCCAGCAGGACTAAGTGACCTGCTCAGAAACATACAACCTTTCAGTGGGACACTTAAGCTGATACTATGTTGTGTGAGTAGTCCAGGGTGTGTGCTATGGGCCACTGATTTTCCAGGACTCAGGAGTCCTCCAGGAGCACCCTTCTTTACCTAGGACTTCACCTCTTCCCATCATAACCCCAGAACTCATCTCTCCTTCTTGGTCAATAGAGGTCAGAAGTAGGGACAGAGGCGAGGATTAGGCAAGAAATGGCACCCAGCCCACTGTCACCCAGTAACTCTGAAGACAAACCTCTTTGTTGGCTCTATCTGAGAACAAGAGACCCCTAAGAGGGCCTTTCtcagccctccccctcctccccttcactCTGCTGCTTCTGGGGAACATAGCCCAGATTGGATAGGAGAGCCCCAACCCAAGGAATGAGAAAGGATGCTGAGAAATGAGGCCCTTGTGCAGATTCTGGGGATtcacccactccctctgccttcagTCACCCTTCTGACCCCTTCTGTTTTTCAGGTTGATCTAAAGCAGGTTCCAGGATGTCCCAGCAACACACTCTGCCAGtgaccctgccccctgccctcagtCAGGAGCCCCTCAAGCCTGTTTCTCCACCCATCGATACCCAGCAGGAGCAAGTTAAACAGCCAACTTCACTACCAACCCTGTGCCAGAAGATGCCTTCCAGGCTCCCAGGGGACGTCCCCCTGGAGCATGAAAGGAAACACACAACTCTTCTGAAGGGGGTGCCTGAGCAACAATGTGAGCCACAGCAGCAGGAACAGCATCTGGAACAGcaggaacagcagcagcaacaagaaCCACAGGAACAAGAAGTGTGCCTGGGACAGCAggaacagcaacagcaacaagaACCACAGGAACAAGAAGTGTGCCTGGAACAGCATCTGGAACAGcaggaacagcagcagcaacaagaaTCACAGGGACAAGAAGTGTGCCTGGAACAGCATCTGGAACAGCAGGAACAGCAGCAAGAGTCACAGAAGCAAGAACTTCACCTGGAACAGCATctggaacagcagcagcagcaggagtcACAGAAGCAAGAACTGCACTTGGAAGAGCATCTGGAGCAGCAACAGCAGGAGCTACAGgagcaggaaaagcatttggaacagcagcagcagcagcagcaagagtCACAGGAGCAGGAACTTCACCTGGAACAGCATctggaacagcagcagcagcagcaggagtcACAGAAGCAAGAACTGCACTTGGAAGAGCATCtggaacagcagcagcaggagctaCAGGAGCAGGAAAAGCATCTggaacagcagcaacagcaacagtCACAGGAGCAGGAACTTCACCTGGAACAGCATctggaacagcagcagcagcaagagcaGGAACTACACTTAGGACAGCATCTGGAACAGCAGAAGGAGGAGCTACAGGAGCAGAAAATACTGCAGCAGCAGCAAAAGGAACAGTGTGAGGAACATCAGGAAGCAAAAAATCTGGAGCATCAGCTGGAGCATGTAGAGCTGGAACAGGAAAAGAAGCTCTTGGACCAGCACCTGCATCAAGAGCTAGCAAAGGGAAATGagcaactggaaaagaaaaaagagcagctCCTGGAACAGCAGGAGCAGCGGCCAGAACTggcagagcagcaggaggggcaggtggggcagcCTGCTTTTGTCCCCACTTCTGGCCAGGTCCAAGAGACCCAGCCAGTTCAGCCACTGAAGGGAGAAGTCTGAGCCCTCACAGAGCAGCAACAACAGAAGCAGGGGGTGCATGGCCCCCCAAAACATAAGTAGGCATGCACAGTATCCCAGAGGCTCTCAGGATATCCCACACAAGTGAAGAGAGAGCCAGTGGCCTCGCTAATCTCAGGTCCCCAGCCTGGGTGGCCTGCCACATCTGTGAACCTGTCTGACCTGTCCTCCTATTTCTTTGATGGGGCTAGGGGAAGGGGAAGTTATTGTCCAGAACCCAGCCCTAATGAGCTCAGTCCCAACCTCATGTGGCCAGAACCTCTGCTTGAGGAGACAGTTACTACACTAACTCTGACTTCATCCCCAGTATTATAGTTGAATCTCTAAGTGTGTACAATAATACGGAATAAATCCTGGAAGTCCTGGGATCCTGTATTCTGTTCATCTTTTCTCATCTGTCTCTCACCATATAAAAATCTGTGTGTGGGTCAATGGTTCCAACAGACTCTCTTGGCCAATTCCCAAAGGAGGAAAGACATCTTTAGCTCGGCTCCTCAAATCACCCAATACATTCATCAGTTTCTTAAAAGGAAACCAAACCAATACCAAACCGAAACAATTTCACTCATGCACCTAAAAGCAATGCTTGCCAATTCCTGGTCACGAAGCAGGGACAAGTTAAACTGGTTGGGGAAGGAGGATCTGCCCGCCTCAGTCCAGCACTGCCTTACAACACACACCGGGCCCAATCCTAGCCCCTGGCCAAGCTCAGTCCAGCACCTCCAATCTCCTCTCATCTTCTCACTTTGGGAAGGGCTCTGGGAAGATACCAGAGAGGTATGCAGGCTTTGGCTGGGTTCTGGTCCCTTCCTGGGTGTTCTCTCTGTACAATGGCTTCTAAGAGTCTTATGGACTATCTACTTGGCTAAGGAAAACTTTAGAAAAGTGATAGAAGCAGAATTGAGCAAGATGGGAGGAGGAGAATCCTAAGACTGGTCCCAACCAGTGACAATGGCAGAGTCACTAAAGAAAGGAAAGGTTGGGCCCACTGGAATCAAGGGAGTGCTCAGTAGGCTGGAGAAATACAGATCCAAGGCCATTGTAGCCATTACCCTCTCTGACATTTCTGTAGCCTTTACTGGCATCAGTCACACCAGGACTTGGGGCCCTCTCCTTCCTGGGACAAACTCTGCCTTTAATGCTTCAAATCACCTGCCTTTAAATATTTAACCCCATCATTTCAGGCAGGTTGTCTCAAGCCCCCTGAAGCCATTTTACCACAGCCATGAAGATATGCCTGGGGCATCCCTGTTGAGATGTCCACAGGCAGCTAGACTCAACAGACCCAAATGGCACTTAGCATCCCTTACTCCCCCCCAAACATAGCAACACTCACCATGTTTCCCCCTAGGAACTCTTTTCTGGGCAATGATACCGCCGTCTGTGCATTCACCTCAGCAGAGACAtcatctctcctcttccttcttttccccaccTGTCCCACCGATGACCACTTCCTTGTTAAAACCCCGCCAACACCCCCAAGCTTGGACTGAGATCATTCTTCACCTCAACTATTGCAATGGCCTTTAAGCTTGTCACTTTTGCTCCTTGCCTCCCTATGCACCCCCACATTGTGCCCATCACACAGAGGACAAGGTGTTCTACTTAACCTTTGGATCTAAATTCATTGCTTCTGCTAACACTTCTCAGTGGCTCTCATtatagatcttcctcaacttaaaATAGGTTTATGTCCCAAAAGATCTATCATAAGTTGGAAACATAGTaagttgaaaatacatttaatataccTAACCTACCGGACATCACAGCATAGCATAGCCCACTGTAAACATGCTCAGAgaacttacattagcctacagttgagtaaaatcatctaacacaaagcctgttttataatgAAGCTTTGAACACCTCATGCAACTTACTGAATACTGCACTGgaactgaaaaacagaatggttgtacaGGTAGAGAATGGCTATGCGAGTATCAGTTATTCACCCTCATGACTATGTGGCTGACAGAGAGCTGgggctccctgcctctgcccaatATCACAAGAGAGTATCATCCACATATTGCCAGCTCAGGAAaagattcaaattcaaaatttgaagtatggtttttactgaatgcatattgctttcacaccattgCATAGTCAAAAAATCATAAGTCAAACCATAGTAAGTCGGGGACCATCTGTACTTACAGGGTGAGGATACTCAAGTCCTCCTAACAGGACAAAAGTTATGATAAGTCTGAGTAGGACTGGGCAGGAAtactggggcagagggagaagtaaccAGAAAAACTCAAAGTATGCACTCATTTTCTTTGGAGATTTAGGTTTTgatgttttttggttgttgtttttttttaatagaccttatttttttagaaaaataaaaaaaagctgaGAAGCTAGTACAGAGGGTTCCCATGTACTCCACACCCAGTTTCTCacattattaacatcttacatggATATGGTTCATTTATTGCAATTAACAAaacaatattgatatattaactaaagttcatgatttattctaatttccttagttttaacctaatgtctttttctgttccaggatcccacctAAAGATACTCCACCATATTTAGTCATCTTGTCTCCTAGGTTCCTCGTGACAGTGTCTCAGCTTTCCCTTGTTTTTGGTGATGTTGACTGTTTTAAAGGTGTACAGATAAGCTATTTTGTAGACtatccctcaatttgggtttgccTGATGTTTCTCTTATGATTAGACTGAAGTTGTGGGGTTTTAGGAGAAAGAATACAAAGGTAAAGTTCCATTGTCATCAAGTTATATGAAAGTACATACTCCTGACATGATTTATCACTTTGATCTCCTGACTTAATGAAGTGTGTGTCAGGTTTTCCCACTGTAAAGTTAAATACTCCTTAGCCTacccctcctctcccatcttTTGAATAGTGTGATGTTTGGAAGGAAGTCACCATGTGAAGTGGGGAGTAAGCTCCCTGTCATTGAGGGTGAAGTATCAGCATAAATCATTTGGAATTTTCTGTACAGGAAATTTGTCTCTTCCTTCtcactatttgtttatttgtttatgtgtttaatCACTTATTTGTATTAGTGTAGACTCAtgaatacttattttatattttgggctATAAtccaataattattattttcttttttattatggtaaaacaTGCATAATATAAAACTTACTATCTAATACAGTTCAATAGTATtgagaacatttattttgttgtgcaacagcccatctccagaactctttcatcttgcaaaactgaaactctgtaccatTGCAACaatggcaaccaccattctcctttcttgatttattttgtcctttaagaggggcagggggagggacagagggagaggaagagagagaatctttttttaatttaaattcaattaattaacatatagtgtattattagtttcagaggcatagttcagtgattcatccgttgtatataacacccagtgctcattatatcacccTTCCTCCTTATGCTTATTACCttgctaacccatccccctagtcccctctcctccagcagccctcagttggtttcctatggttaagagtctcttataatttgtctccctctctgatttcatattgttttatttttccttcctttactctaggctcctttgttttgtttcttaaattccacctatgagtgagaacatacgataattgtctttctctgattgacttactttgtTCAGTATAATAACCTCTAGTTCTGTCCACATcattataaatggcaagatttcattttttgatggctaagcaatattccattttatatctatatatgtctatctatatctatctatctatcatctatctaatctcacatcttctttattcattcatatgttggtagacatctgggctctttccacagtttggctattgtggacattgctgctatgaacattggggtgcatgtgccccttcagatcaccaTATtagtatctttggggtaaacacctagtagtgcaactgctgggtcatagggtagttctattttcaactttttgaggaacctgcatactgttttccagagtggctacaccagcttgcattcccaccaacaatgtaagagggttccccattctctgcatccttgccaacatctgtcatttcctgatttgttaattttagccatcctgactggtgtgaggtggtacctcattgtggttttgatttgtatttctctgatgccgaatgatgttgggcattttttcatgtgtctgttggtcatttgtatgtcttctttacagaaatgtctgttcatgtcttctgcccatttcttgactggattatttgttctttgggtgttgagtttgatgagttctttataggttttggatattaaccttttacctgacaaaacatttgcaaaaatctgggagagagagaatcttaagcaggctccatgcccagcacagagcccaatgcaaagctcaatttcacaaccctgagatcatgacctgagctgaaatcaagagtcagattgagccatccaggtgccacataacttctttttgtcttttcaaaaaatctttcctttatcCCCAAAtgccagcctctggtaaccaccattttacttaaGTTCAGCTTTTTTGGTCATGAATAAGTAATTATGTATTAAGcttgataatatatatattattatggaTCACATTACATATAAcactaaaaattaatataattataatataatataatatataataaattaatatatgttgcatatgacattttctttatccattcatctgttaacatttagattgtttccatatcttggtcattgtgaataatgctgcaatgaacatggtaGTGCAGATGTCTCTtcagatagtgatttcatttcctttgggtatatacccagaaataggattgctggagcatatggtagttttatttttaattttttgagaaccttccatattattttccataaaggCTGTGTCAGTTTACGTTTCTACCAATATTGTACagtggttcccttttctccacatccttgccaacacttgttagcTTTCGACTTTTTTTAATAGCTATtataacaggtgtgaggtgatatctcattatgcttttttcttttaattttttgtttgtttttaatttaaattttagttagttaacatagagtgcaatattggtttcaagagtagaattcagcgattcatcacttacatataacacccaatgctcatcacaacaagtgccctccttaatacccatcacccatttagcccatcccccacccacctccctccatcaaacctaagtttgttctctatagttaagagtcttttacgagttccttccctctctctttttggtttcttaaattgcacatgtgagcgaaatcatatagcatttgtctttctgtgactgacttatttcgcttagcataatacactctaattccacccatgtcattgcaaatggcaagatttcattttttgatggctgagtaatattcctctgtgtgtgtgtgtgtgtgtgtgtgtgtgtgtataccacatcttctttatccattcatctgtcaatggacatttggactctttccatagtttggctattgttgataatgctgctataaacatcatggTGAAcatgcccctttgaatcactattttttttatcctttgggtaaatacctattagtgcaattcctgggtcatagggtatttctatttttaactttttgaggaacctccatactgttttccagagtggctgcaccagtttacattcccatcaacagtgtagcAGTGTACACACCTTTCTCCACACcatcaccaacatctgttgtttctagtgttgtttattttagccattctaaccagtgtgaggtggtatctcattgtggttttgatttgcattttcatgcTGATTAGTGATGATGGTCACCTTTTCATATACTGTTggaaacagtatggtattgacgTAAAAATGGCCACATAGATCaagggaacaaaagagagaaaccagaaataaatccatgcatacaTGGTCAACTAAGAAAAGTAtaggctcttcaacaaatggtgttgggaaaactggatatccacatgtgaaagaataGAATTGATCTCTTAGAACCATACACAAAATCAACTGAAATGGGCTTAAAGACTTAAATGGAagatctgaaatcataaaactcccagaagaacaCATAGGAAAAAAGCTGTTTGGCATTCATCTTGGCAATTActtttttggatttgataccaaaagcacaggcaacaaaaacaaaaggacacaACTAGGACTtataaaagtttctgcacaggaaaggaaacaatcaacaaaatgaagagggaacagggaaaaatatttgcaaaccacatatctgataaagtattaatattcaaaatgtataaagagcACTTATCACACAATATcaataagcaaacaaattaagaaatgggcaaaggtcctgaacagtatttttttttgttgcttggattattccagctttggccattgggagctcttccCATTAACTCCTGTGTCCTTTCTTAATACATCAATGTGAggcttttcagtttgattttattttttgttttttctttgtttatttgttttgttttttgagcactttcttactttctggcaccaCGAAATGCTCCAGGTTTGTCTTGTATGTTTTCTGTCCCCGTCTAGAATCAACAATTTCTTCAAGGAGCCTTGTTTCACTTTATGAAGAATGATATTGGAAACCAAGGCCTGAACACTTGGTATGTTCATTGCTACTGGTTTGTCACTTCTTTTAGGGCTTCTCATCTGACAAAGAAAATATGCTGAATATTCTAACTtgtgtctatgtgtatgtatgtttctATATGTAACACACTGTAAGGCAAACATGAGTTTACACTGATATCTTTCACTGTAATCCATTACtacatggatcattctagcctcctccccttccccatctttAAACTTTGACCCCAACAATGAGAAACCTGATACCTACCATCCACCATCTATTTTCCTAATTGTTCATTTCCAGTATACACATATAGTTGAATCAAAATTATTAACCTGAACCCTTTCCCCTTACCATGGTTTCAATATCATTATCAACTATGGGATGATGCCTATGAATATTTCCTTCATCTTTAGTCTTATAGATCCCTCTCATTTCCAAAGTTTTTGAGGTCACCCCCTCCAGTGAGGTTGTTTTATACATTGTAACATAGATTCTCTCATCACAGTCTGCATTGCTCCCTAGGATTCCTTGacttcctaaataattttttcaattttcataaatTAAGCTTCACTCTTAACGCTGTAAAATTCTATTGGCTCTGCCAAATGCATAATTATATGTATCTACCATTAcattatcatacagaatagtttcattgtcCTAAAAAAACTCACCTATGCTTCACCTGTTTACCCTTTCCCTGCTCTACCTGAATCCCTGACGACACCGGTCCTtatactgtctctatagttttgctttttccggAACGTCATACAATTGGAATCTTACAGCATGTAGCATTTACAGACGGGCTTCTTTGACTtcacaatatgcatttaagtttcacctgtcttttaatattttggtagttgatttctttttattactgtgaTAAGAGGAGCTTGGCCATAAACCATTGAGTAAGGCTGCacatatgaatataccacaatttgttgaACCATTCACCTATTAAAGGACATCTTGTATGCTtcaatttttggcaattatgaataaaactgctacaaATCTTTGCATGCATGTTTTTGTCTTAGAGATAGATTTTCACATAATTTGGGCAAATCCCTACAAGCACAGTTGCTGGATCACACAATAATactatgtttagctttataaACACCCTCCAaagtgacacataaaattagccatcacaatCATTCATTAtgatctctttttgttttgttttattttgttttgttttgtttttgaggggcTATACTGGTGAATTAAATAAGGAACGTATAATGGGAACTATTATGAGAGTGGTACTAATCTCTGTCATTCTGCCCAGGATGATGTTGTACTGTATTTTATGTACTGTCTTGGTTagtggcagtgggggagggggagttgcATGGTGTTATGGATTTCAATTTGGCCTTTCTACTATGATAAGTCTTACTCCATGGGTCAAGAAACAAACATGAGAAAACTGCCAGGTCCTAAGTATGTTCATCTTGCAAGTTCATCTTATCTTTAAGGCATCAGTGCATACAGGAACAGAAAAAAGTGGGCTCTGAGTGTGTCTATGGACCTCTTGCACCCATTGTGAAAAGGACCTGGGCCAGAACTCTATCGCCTGACTCCCTCACCCTTTTATTGTAACAGGAAGGCTAGTATGATCCCTGGGGCTTCTAATATTAGTCTGAGCTCAGACATACATCCAATAGCCCTTAAAAGATTTGgatatttctctttctacaaAGCATAGTTATTTGGGAAATAATTGGGTACATCACTATTGTATATACTTGATGAGGTGTTTTAGGGCCTTTCCTCAAGAGGACTGGATCTTCTTTCAATCAATGGGTTCTAGGTCTGAGAACTGCCTCAGAGCTGAATATTTGGTAAGGAATTGTAACTCAACTTTGAGGTAGCTGACATCAGCCATATATATGGAACAGATACATATCACGAATGActgcccatccatgttgtccctaGGAGTACCAACTTCTATTATCCATTGCTCTAGATCCCTGTGAGTCAGGGCACCTAGGTGAACATTCTGATATTCCAGTCTTGCTGTTACAGTAATCataatttccttccctttaaagGCTAACTAATGCCACCTATCCTCTGCTATTCCAGAATCCTATCATTCTCACTGACACTGTGGAGCCCagttccataaatatttcctaCCTCAGGCCCAGACTACAGAAGACAGTCAGTATCTGGCTTCTCAATGATAGTGATGATGCCCCCTTATCAGTACATTCTTTGTAACTTTAGTGAAAGGAATGACTTCCAAGCTCTTCTGAAGAACATATCCAGTTGTTTGGTTTGGGTTGTATAATAGATTTATTCTAGCACATTCACCTCTCAAACACTTTATCCTTTCCTCAATACTCTCAGATGGCCTGGCACCTTCACCATAACTTTTTTCAAGTCCTACAAGAATCCCAGCAGCATATTTGGACCATCTCTGGGGAAATGAGTCATAAGTATTGCCTCAGATCAATAAATAGTCTCCTAGTCAGTCTCCTATTCTCCTCCCCATGGTCTAACATTCTCAAGCTCGTCTCCCAGATAAGAACTCCTGTACGCTGCAACATACTGTTTGCAACTCCTTCAGTGAATaattctctctgccctccctcttaTAAAGCAGAAACAGCACTAACCCAGCTGGGTCTACTGAGACATAACCaatgggcaggagaggagggggcaaATCTTGAGTTAGACAAGTATTATCTTACAAGGCATCTACTTTAGTTGAAGTCTCTTCAGAGTCTTCAGCCAATGGGAATGTGAAGACTGAGATCT
This window of the Ailuropoda melanoleuca isolate Jingjing chromosome 2, ASM200744v2, whole genome shotgun sequence genome carries:
- the IVL gene encoding involucrin isoform X1, which translates into the protein MSQQHTLPVTLPPALSQEPLKPVSPPIDTQQEQVKQPTSLPTLCQKMPSRLPGDVPLEHERKHTTLLKGVPEQQCEPQQQEQHLEQQEQQQQQEPQEQEVCLGQQEQQQQQEPQEQEVCLEQHLEQQEQQQQQESQGQEVCLEQHLEQQEQQQESQKQELHLEQHLEQQQQQESQKQELHLEEHLEQQQQELQEQEKHLEQQQQQQQESQEQELHLEQHLEQQQQQQESQKQELHLEEHLEQQQQELQEQEKHLEQQQQQQSQEQELHLEQHLEQQQQQEQELHLGQHLEQQKEELQEQKILQQQQKEQCEEHQEAKNLEHQLEHVELEQEKKLLDQHLHQELAKGNEQLEKKKEQLLEQQEQRPELAEQQEGQVGQPAFVPTSGQVQETQPVQPLKGEV
- the IVL gene encoding involucrin isoform X2, whose translation is MSQQHTLPVTLPPALSQEPLKPVSPPIDTQQEQVKQPTSLPTLCQKMPSRLPGDVPLEHERKHTTLLKGVPEQQCEPQQQEQHLEQQEQQQQQEPQEQEVCLGQQEQQQQQEPQEQEVCLEQHLEQQEQQQQQESQGQEVCLEQHLEQQEQQQESQKQELHLEQHLEQQQQQESQKQELHLEEHLEQQQQELQEQEKHLEQQQQQQQESQEQELHLEQHLEQQQQQEQELHLGQHLEQQKEELQEQKILQQQQKEQCEEHQEAKNLEHQLEHVELEQEKKLLDQHLHQELAKGNEQLEKKKEQLLEQQEQRPELAEQQEGQVGQPAFVPTSGQVQETQPVQPLKGEV